A stretch of Paenibacillus peoriae DNA encodes these proteins:
- a CDS encoding bifunctional 2',3'-cyclic-nucleotide 2'-phosphodiesterase/3'-nucleotidase, translated as MDILDINEKAGHENVGPVRVKFRIMVTTDLHVSLWNYDYYTDQETLHYGLAQTASLIQTARAEVPNHLLLDNGDVIQGNPMGDYAVQRLQQDPSAVHPAYKAMNLLGYEVGNIGNHEFNYGLEYLQTCLQGAKFPYVNANIYIAGEQERNYFTPYLLLDKTVEDEAGSKHLLKVGVIGFVPPQIMQWDKAWLEGKIIVKDMLETARRFIPEMKAAGADLIIAMPHAGFEDIPETLDMENAVLHLSRVEGIDAIVFGHAHKVFPGPSFMGKTGVDLERGAIHDIPAVEPGFWGDHLGIIDLELTFSGGKWKVVASAAEVRPVYDPIRKEALVQPDTAIQQAVAEEHAGTLEYIRAPVGQTTVAVNSFFAQVMDDASVQLVNDAQMWYVKQQMQGSEYEGLPVLSAAAPFKTGGRYGPSYYTHIPAGTLAIKHIADLYNFPNTLHVVRLTGTEIREWLEWSAGQFRQIDPSAEQEQELINSDFPSFNFDIIDGIRYQIDVTQPARYDADGGLKDPDAHRIIQMSFDGEPMDMQRHYLVVTNNYRAFSSALVNPGGERIILASPDENRHVLTEYVRHMKTLTPKADGHWSLAPWSGRPHVTFLTSPQATDAANAYSELLYEGLTVEGYAKFAVDFGRSR; from the coding sequence TTGGATATTTTGGATATTAACGAAAAGGCAGGCCATGAAAATGTAGGTCCTGTGAGGGTGAAGTTCCGCATTATGGTTACAACCGATCTGCATGTCAGCTTGTGGAATTATGACTATTATACAGATCAGGAAACGCTGCATTACGGTCTGGCGCAAACTGCCAGCCTGATTCAAACGGCCCGGGCAGAGGTGCCCAATCACCTGCTGCTGGATAACGGAGATGTGATTCAAGGGAATCCGATGGGGGATTATGCTGTACAACGCCTTCAACAAGACCCAAGCGCGGTGCATCCCGCCTATAAAGCCATGAATCTGCTTGGGTACGAGGTGGGCAATATCGGGAATCATGAATTTAACTATGGACTGGAATATTTGCAGACTTGCCTTCAAGGAGCGAAATTTCCTTATGTGAATGCCAACATTTATATAGCAGGAGAACAAGAACGAAATTATTTTACACCTTATCTATTGCTGGATAAGACGGTAGAGGATGAAGCAGGCAGTAAGCATCTATTGAAGGTGGGGGTCATCGGCTTTGTCCCTCCGCAAATTATGCAATGGGACAAGGCGTGGCTGGAGGGGAAAATCATTGTCAAAGATATGCTGGAAACAGCAAGACGGTTTATTCCAGAAATGAAGGCAGCGGGAGCCGATCTGATCATTGCCATGCCCCATGCTGGCTTCGAAGATATTCCCGAAACACTTGATATGGAAAATGCGGTGCTGCATCTGAGCAGGGTGGAAGGGATTGACGCCATTGTGTTTGGTCATGCCCATAAAGTATTCCCTGGACCTTCGTTTATGGGGAAAACAGGTGTTGATCTAGAGCGAGGTGCCATCCATGATATTCCAGCCGTGGAGCCGGGCTTTTGGGGGGATCATCTGGGGATCATTGATCTGGAGTTGACCTTTAGTGGAGGAAAGTGGAAGGTGGTTGCATCTGCTGCCGAGGTACGCCCGGTGTATGATCCGATACGCAAGGAGGCGCTGGTACAACCGGATACTGCCATTCAGCAGGCGGTAGCAGAAGAGCACGCCGGAACACTAGAGTATATTCGTGCACCTGTAGGTCAGACGACGGTGGCGGTGAACAGCTTTTTTGCTCAGGTGATGGATGATGCTTCGGTTCAGCTCGTGAATGATGCGCAAATGTGGTATGTGAAGCAGCAGATGCAAGGGAGCGAGTACGAAGGATTGCCCGTTCTGTCGGCAGCAGCTCCTTTTAAAACAGGCGGCAGATATGGCCCATCGTACTATACCCATATTCCAGCGGGAACGTTGGCGATCAAGCATATCGCCGATCTGTACAATTTTCCGAATACGCTGCATGTCGTTCGACTGACCGGAACGGAAATTCGGGAATGGCTGGAGTGGTCTGCTGGTCAATTCCGGCAAATTGATCCTTCAGCAGAACAAGAGCAAGAGCTGATTAATTCTGATTTTCCAAGCTTTAATTTCGATATCATCGACGGCATCAGGTATCAGATTGATGTAACACAGCCAGCCAGATATGATGCTGACGGGGGCCTAAAGGACCCAGATGCACACAGAATCATTCAGATGTCTTTTGATGGCGAACCGATGGATATGCAGCGACATTATCTGGTTGTTACGAATAACTATCGCGCGTTTTCCTCTGCGCTGGTCAATCCGGGTGGAGAGCGAATTATACTTGCTTCACCGGATGAGAATCGTCATGTGCTGACCGAATACGTGCGGCATATGAAGACGTTGACGCCAAAAGCTGACGGCCATTGGTCCCTCGCCCCATGGTCAGGGCGTCCGCATGTGACGTTCCTGACCTCACCGCAAGCAACGGATGCCGCTAATGCCTATTCGGAGTTGCTTTATGAAGGGTTAACGGTAGAAGGGTACGCTAAGTTTGCCGTCGATTTCGGACGTTCACGGTAG
- a CDS encoding phosphate/phosphite/phosphonate ABC transporter substrate-binding protein: MFKKALTLCMTFTLAAGLAACGSNASNNNSASTPGTDGSKNESTAYVPKELKVQFVPSQNADTLEAKAKPLENLLGDKLGIPVKVTVSPDYNTIVEAMSSKQVDVGFLPPNAYVLAHDNRKAADLLLQAQRYGIEDATGKDTTEKVNFYKAMIVVKKDSPIQSLADLKGKKVGWQNVTSSAGYVYPAAELKKAGVDPDTDVQGVTIKGHDAAILALLNGQVDAVAVFQDARNTVKKEIPDVFEKTRVIHYTAKIPNDTVSVRSDMDQAWRDKISQAFIDIAKDPAGGEIIKEIYTHVGYEKGDDKNFDSVREYAEAVGQAVK, from the coding sequence TTGTTCAAAAAAGCACTGACCTTGTGCATGACCTTCACACTGGCAGCGGGTCTAGCCGCTTGTGGCTCCAATGCAAGCAATAACAACAGCGCGTCCACTCCGGGTACAGATGGTTCTAAAAACGAAAGCACAGCCTATGTTCCTAAGGAGTTAAAGGTACAGTTCGTTCCTTCTCAAAATGCAGATACGCTCGAAGCCAAAGCCAAACCGCTCGAAAATCTACTGGGTGACAAGCTTGGAATCCCGGTGAAAGTAACCGTATCTCCTGACTACAATACGATTGTGGAAGCCATGTCTTCCAAACAGGTAGATGTAGGATTCCTTCCGCCGAATGCTTATGTACTGGCCCACGATAACCGTAAAGCAGCCGACTTGCTGTTGCAAGCTCAACGCTACGGAATTGAAGATGCCACAGGCAAGGACACGACTGAAAAAGTGAACTTTTATAAAGCCATGATCGTAGTGAAAAAGGATTCTCCGATTCAAAGTCTAGCTGATCTGAAAGGCAAGAAGGTTGGCTGGCAAAATGTAACCTCCTCCGCAGGCTACGTGTACCCTGCAGCAGAGCTGAAAAAAGCTGGCGTGGACCCGGACACGGATGTGCAGGGTGTAACAATCAAAGGCCACGATGCTGCTATTCTGGCGTTGCTGAACGGTCAGGTTGATGCGGTAGCTGTTTTCCAAGATGCACGTAACACGGTGAAGAAAGAAATCCCGGATGTATTTGAAAAAACTCGCGTCATTCATTACACAGCTAAAATTCCAAATGACACCGTCAGCGTACGTTCTGATATGGATCAAGCGTGGAGAGACAAGATCAGCCAAGCCTTTATTGACATTGCCAAAGACCCAGCAGGCGGCGAAATCATTAAAGAGATTTACACCCATGTAGGTTATGAAAAGGGCGACGATAAAAACTTCGACTCCGTGCGTGAATACGCCGAAGCTGTTGGTCAA